The following proteins are co-located in the Microbacterium sp. SORGH_AS_0888 genome:
- a CDS encoding LLM class flavin-dependent oxidoreductase — protein MSATEYGVFLPNASGGWLISESAPYPPASYDYNRRVAVLGEQIGLDFVMAMAKWRGFGGTTDHWGETLESVTMMAGIAEATSRVKIWATIHANMQNPAFAAKVFATLQQVSGGRAGMNIVNGSYIDEFEQMGIWDPDMTHAERYRMTEEWTRLVLRLWTEDSVTEEGEFFTLRDCQSRPHPTPLPELISAGRSESGRAFQARYADGAFLAAESLQEMAAYSRDVHERAASQGRTVRTYSMLTVVLGETDAAAAERAASYAAGIDRAALANMRRSWGWDAQRALSWATDAEGEEAFQTPYVTGSPATVVERIRELVTGAELDGLMLIFPDYLEDMPLFGETVLPALRTTPDGSASS, from the coding sequence ATGAGCGCCACCGAGTACGGCGTCTTCCTCCCCAACGCCTCCGGCGGCTGGCTCATCTCCGAGTCCGCCCCGTATCCGCCCGCCTCCTACGACTACAACCGGCGCGTCGCCGTGCTGGGCGAGCAGATCGGCCTCGACTTCGTCATGGCGATGGCCAAGTGGCGCGGCTTCGGCGGCACGACCGACCACTGGGGCGAGACGCTCGAGTCGGTGACCATGATGGCCGGGATCGCCGAGGCGACCTCGCGCGTCAAGATCTGGGCGACGATCCACGCCAACATGCAGAATCCGGCGTTCGCGGCGAAGGTCTTCGCCACGCTGCAGCAGGTCAGCGGCGGCCGTGCGGGCATGAACATCGTCAACGGCTCGTACATCGACGAGTTCGAGCAGATGGGCATCTGGGACCCCGACATGACCCATGCCGAGCGGTACCGGATGACCGAGGAGTGGACCCGGCTCGTGCTGCGGCTGTGGACGGAGGACAGCGTGACCGAGGAGGGCGAGTTCTTCACCCTCCGCGACTGTCAGTCGCGACCGCACCCGACTCCGCTCCCCGAGCTCATCAGCGCCGGCCGGTCGGAGAGCGGCCGCGCGTTCCAGGCCCGGTACGCGGACGGCGCGTTCCTGGCCGCCGAGAGCCTGCAGGAGATGGCGGCCTACTCCCGCGACGTGCACGAGCGCGCGGCCTCCCAGGGGCGCACGGTGCGGACGTACTCGATGCTGACGGTCGTCCTCGGCGAGACGGATGCGGCCGCCGCCGAGCGTGCCGCCTCCTACGCCGCCGGGATCGACCGCGCGGCGCTGGCGAACATGCGGCGATCGTGGGGATGGGACGCCCAGCGCGCGCTGTCGTGGGCGACCGACGCAGAGGGCGAGGAGGCGTTCCAGACACCGTACGTGACCGGCTCCCCCGCGACCGTCGTCGAGCGGATCCGCGAGCTCGTCACGGGAGCGGAGCTGGACGGGCTCATGCTGATCTTCCCCGACTATCTGGAGGACATGCCGCTCTTCGGCGAGACGGTGCTGCCCGCGCTGCGCACGACGCCGGACGGGAGCGCATCCTCGTGA
- a CDS encoding ABC transporter ATP-binding protein: protein MKEAVTSTTTIDLRGVGRTYVKGKKSVTALTGVDLTIRRGEFVTLFGPSGCGKSTLLRLIAGLDTQTSGEISVFGQTPRTASRHKDIAWIPQSSALLPWLDIRANASLSSMVNKKADRAGLTSRRPEDADALLKEVGLGDFADSRPAQLSGGMRQRASIARGFAQGAPLMLMDEPFSALDELTRDTLRIRLLELWDRHKKTIVFVTHSADEAVLLSDRVVVMSPRPGRIHRVVDVGLPRPRTWELTESPEFVAKVAEVKHVLWSAWGGDE from the coding sequence ATGAAGGAAGCAGTCACCTCGACCACGACGATCGATCTGCGCGGCGTGGGCAGGACCTACGTGAAGGGCAAGAAGTCCGTCACCGCCCTCACCGGCGTCGACCTGACGATCCGCCGCGGCGAGTTCGTCACCCTGTTCGGGCCATCCGGCTGCGGAAAGTCCACGCTGCTGCGGCTGATCGCGGGGCTCGACACCCAGACCTCTGGCGAGATCTCGGTCTTCGGCCAGACGCCGCGAACCGCGTCGCGCCACAAGGACATCGCGTGGATCCCGCAGTCCTCCGCGCTCCTGCCGTGGCTCGACATCCGGGCCAACGCCTCACTGTCCTCGATGGTGAACAAGAAGGCGGACCGGGCGGGTCTGACCTCCCGCCGGCCGGAGGACGCGGACGCCCTGCTGAAGGAGGTCGGACTCGGGGACTTCGCCGACTCCCGGCCCGCACAGCTCTCCGGCGGCATGCGCCAGCGAGCCTCCATCGCGCGCGGATTCGCCCAGGGGGCGCCCCTCATGCTGATGGACGAGCCGTTCTCGGCCCTCGACGAGCTCACGCGCGACACGCTGCGCATCCGGCTGCTCGAGCTCTGGGACCGCCACAAGAAGACGATCGTGTTCGTGACCCACTCCGCCGACGAGGCCGTGCTCCTCAGCGACCGGGTCGTGGTGATGAGCCCGCGCCCGGGGCGCATCCATCGCGTGGTGGATGTGGGGCTTCCACGCCCGCGGACGTGGGAGCTGACGGAGTCCCCCGAGTTCGTGGCGAAGGTCGCCGAGGTCAAACACGTGCTGTGGAGCGCGTGGGGAGGAGACGAATGA
- a CDS encoding cysteine hydrolase family protein — MNASPDALRTRQLSALRARAGRGALLVVDVQRSFADPEFVAPYGLGEDDLARLDAAVARCERLVAEAREIGVPVIWLELESGPGAHWRASSWLTLGDAAAPLINAPCVAGTVGADWYRLSPLAGEKRIRKHRYSGFVGTDLESHLAASGVEWVAVAGLTTECCVAATAFDAFQRDLLVTIPADATTAYEAGLHEATLAALALNVALVVTGDELVGLWRREATA, encoded by the coding sequence GTGAACGCCTCGCCCGACGCGCTCCGGACGCGCCAGCTCTCCGCGCTGCGGGCGCGCGCCGGCCGCGGCGCACTGCTCGTCGTCGATGTCCAGCGCTCCTTCGCCGACCCCGAGTTCGTGGCGCCCTACGGCCTGGGCGAGGACGATCTCGCACGGCTGGACGCCGCGGTCGCGCGCTGCGAGCGACTCGTCGCCGAGGCCCGCGAGATCGGCGTGCCCGTGATCTGGCTCGAGCTGGAGAGCGGCCCGGGCGCGCACTGGAGAGCGAGCTCCTGGCTCACGCTCGGCGACGCGGCGGCACCGCTGATCAACGCGCCCTGCGTCGCCGGCACGGTCGGCGCCGACTGGTACCGTCTGAGCCCCCTGGCGGGCGAGAAGCGGATCCGCAAGCACCGCTACAGCGGGTTCGTGGGCACGGATCTGGAGAGCCACCTCGCCGCCTCGGGGGTCGAGTGGGTCGCCGTGGCCGGGCTGACGACCGAGTGCTGCGTCGCCGCGACCGCCTTCGACGCGTTCCAGCGCGATCTGCTGGTCACGATCCCCGCCGACGCGACGACCGCGTACGAGGCCGGCCTGCACGAGGCGACGCTCGCGGCGCTCGCCCTCAACGTCGCGCTCGTCGTGACCGGGGACGAGCTGGTCGGGCTGTGGCGGCGGGAGGCCACGGCATGA
- a CDS encoding ABC transporter substrate-binding protein produces the protein MTTSVSRFTATPAIALASLTALTLLLSACSGSAGDAPSGDSSLISADRCAENKAAGPITFLTSYNYVASPGLLDVITAKEQGLFADLCLDVTIQPGSNNAQLVSAGTAQFAGVGSPSDVMVAIANGADISGIATYGNTTANSLLTMPSITSLTQLEGTTVGYKGAIPPQISAMLAAAGVDSSKINWVSVGYDPTILPQGQVTGLTAYKSNEPLVLAAKGEKVTEWDPASYDVKSAFNTQIVNNTFKKEHPTAVEDFLRASLHAYGWINESDDNLTQALGYASALSDAGYDMDLSRERWKTEVGLVEKTQPADLPIGGQNVAQWTPEADMLVQYKLVPSAPDLSAAIDTSFIDAIYTGTTLIWPAS, from the coding sequence ATGACGACATCCGTCTCCCGCTTCACCGCCACCCCGGCGATCGCTCTCGCCTCCCTCACCGCCCTCACCCTGCTGCTCTCGGCCTGCTCGGGATCCGCCGGCGATGCGCCCTCCGGCGACAGCAGCCTCATCAGCGCCGACCGCTGTGCCGAGAACAAGGCCGCCGGTCCGATCACCTTCCTCACCTCCTACAACTACGTCGCATCCCCCGGGCTCCTCGACGTCATCACCGCGAAGGAGCAGGGGCTGTTCGCCGACCTCTGCCTGGACGTCACGATCCAGCCGGGATCGAACAACGCCCAGCTCGTCAGCGCGGGCACGGCGCAGTTCGCGGGCGTCGGGAGCCCGTCCGATGTCATGGTCGCGATCGCCAACGGCGCCGACATCTCCGGCATCGCGACGTACGGGAACACGACCGCGAACAGCCTGCTGACGATGCCCTCGATCACCTCGCTCACGCAGCTCGAGGGGACGACGGTCGGATACAAGGGCGCCATCCCGCCGCAGATCTCGGCCATGCTCGCCGCCGCCGGCGTCGACAGCAGCAAGATCAACTGGGTCTCCGTCGGCTACGACCCCACGATCCTCCCGCAGGGGCAGGTCACCGGTCTCACGGCGTACAAGTCGAACGAGCCGCTCGTGCTCGCCGCCAAGGGCGAGAAGGTCACGGAGTGGGATCCGGCCAGCTACGACGTCAAGTCGGCGTTCAACACCCAGATCGTCAACAACACCTTCAAGAAGGAGCACCCGACCGCCGTCGAGGACTTCCTCCGCGCCAGCCTCCACGCGTACGGCTGGATCAACGAGTCGGATGACAACCTGACTCAGGCGTTGGGCTACGCCTCCGCCCTCTCCGACGCCGGCTACGACATGGATCTCAGCCGTGAGCGCTGGAAGACGGAGGTCGGACTCGTCGAGAAGACCCAGCCCGCCGACCTTCCGATCGGCGGCCAGAACGTCGCCCAGTGGACGCCGGAGGCCGACATGCTCGTGCAGTACAAGCTCGTCCCGTCGGCTCCCGACCTGAGCGCGGCGATCGACACGAGCTTCATCGACGCGATCTACACGGGGACGACGCTGATCTGGCCCGCCTCCTGA
- a CDS encoding MFS transporter, whose protein sequence is MRLIGAGRARPPRGASPWLALTALCLGFFLLLLDSTIVAVAIPAISAGMGVSTAATVWVNSGYLFAYAVPLLFAGRWGDRTGPRRVYLIGLVLFVAASAAGGLSPTLPLLTLSRIAQGLGAALMTPQTLAIIRRSFDRAALPIALGIWGSVGGVAAAAGPVLGGLLVAWLGWPSIFLANVPLGALAVLLTLLWVPDVPRTRGTIPVATVLLSAAGVFLVVLGIHEAGAWPADRSAGLAAAGAALLVVAFVVQPRAPERALVPALLVRRRAFVLATGAATGASFIVGSALVPIMVSLQEDQGLDVSRSTLALLPLGVVSALTAPVAGRSVARWGARPVALLGALALTGSILGCALAVQQQAGPVPIAVAMGVFGLGNSFVWSPLATTAMTAVPTAYAGSASGAYNATRQGGAVIGSAVVAATIAASGPAASLWVLGAAGVATLVCAAGIPRGAGRTPPIEDAGTSPANG, encoded by the coding sequence GTGCGTCTGATCGGGGCAGGTCGTGCACGCCCGCCCCGCGGCGCCTCGCCGTGGCTCGCGCTGACCGCGCTGTGCCTCGGCTTCTTCCTCCTGCTGCTGGACAGCACGATCGTCGCGGTCGCGATCCCGGCGATCTCGGCGGGCATGGGCGTCTCGACCGCTGCGACGGTGTGGGTCAACAGCGGATACCTGTTCGCCTACGCCGTTCCGCTGCTGTTCGCAGGGCGATGGGGCGACCGGACCGGCCCGCGCCGCGTCTATCTGATCGGCCTGGTGCTGTTCGTCGCGGCATCGGCCGCAGGCGGACTCTCCCCGACCCTGCCGCTGCTCACGCTCTCGCGCATCGCCCAGGGGCTGGGGGCGGCGCTCATGACACCGCAGACGCTCGCGATCATCCGTCGGAGCTTCGACCGGGCGGCGCTGCCGATCGCCCTGGGGATCTGGGGCAGCGTCGGCGGGGTGGCGGCAGCGGCGGGCCCCGTGCTCGGCGGGCTCCTCGTCGCCTGGCTGGGATGGCCATCGATCTTCCTGGCGAACGTCCCCCTCGGCGCTCTCGCGGTGCTGCTGACGCTGCTGTGGGTGCCCGATGTGCCCCGGACACGGGGAACGATCCCGGTCGCGACCGTCCTGCTGAGCGCCGCGGGGGTGTTCCTGGTCGTCCTGGGCATCCACGAGGCCGGCGCGTGGCCGGCGGACCGCTCCGCGGGGCTGGCCGCGGCCGGCGCAGCGCTCCTCGTCGTCGCGTTCGTCGTCCAGCCGCGGGCGCCGGAGCGGGCGCTCGTCCCGGCGCTCCTCGTGCGGCGACGCGCCTTCGTGCTGGCGACCGGCGCGGCGACCGGCGCGAGCTTCATCGTCGGCTCGGCGCTCGTGCCGATCATGGTCTCGCTCCAGGAGGACCAGGGGCTCGACGTCTCCCGGTCCACCCTCGCCCTTCTGCCGCTGGGCGTCGTCTCGGCGCTGACGGCGCCGGTGGCCGGCCGGAGCGTGGCACGATGGGGCGCGCGGCCGGTCGCGCTCCTGGGGGCCCTCGCGCTCACCGGCTCGATCCTCGGCTGTGCACTCGCGGTGCAGCAGCAGGCGGGACCCGTCCCGATCGCCGTGGCGATGGGGGTCTTCGGTCTGGGCAACTCGTTCGTGTGGTCGCCGCTGGCCACGACGGCCATGACGGCGGTGCCGACCGCGTATGCCGGGTCCGCATCGGGGGCCTACAACGCGACCCGGCAGGGCGGCGCGGTGATCGGCAGCGCCGTCGTCGCGGCGACGATCGCGGCATCCGGGCCCGCCGCCTCGCTGTGGGTCCTGGGCGCGGCCGGGGTGGCGACCCTGGTGTGCGCCGCCGGCATCCCCCGCGGCGCGGGGCGCACCCCGCCCATCGAGGATGCGGGAACGTCACCCGCGAACGGCTGA
- a CDS encoding NtaA/DmoA family FMN-dependent monooxygenase (This protein belongs to a clade of FMN-dependent monooxygenases, within a broader family of flavin-dependent oxidoreductases, the luciferase-like monooxygenase (LMM) family, some of whose members use coenzyme F420 rather than FMN.) produces the protein MSGGIHTAFDLSFTHTEGRWARPGSWIGRDFPDVRMFQEIAVTAERAGVDLLFFGDGSGIPDTWRGSIAPAVEWGIQWPRHDMSPIVAAMAGVTSEIGFGLTYSSTFMHPFYVARLLNSLDHVTSGRIAFNVVASTRSADAANYGFDELMAHDERYERMAEFIGVCRALWRSVEPDAILRDRATGRFADPSKVHPIDHRGRYFSVKGPLSAVPSPQIEPVLVQAGGSPAGIRTSAAFVELAFGFGGSVAAQQRYRTALDEALTAAGRDPARVGILWATQVIVAPTAESAAARRRDILSFWDEEAVGAHLSHNAGFDFSGLPREFRLGDLAERIRAAQATPGGLVGMLVDTYGEDHRISRADFFEHGWRHATGLDHTLCGTAESVADALEENFAATGARGGYMFSSPLATPSGLADVAELLLPELRRRGALAPRSAGSTLRERLCV, from the coding sequence ATGAGCGGCGGCATCCACACCGCCTTCGATCTCTCCTTCACGCACACGGAGGGCCGCTGGGCCCGACCGGGCTCCTGGATCGGCCGCGACTTCCCGGACGTGCGGATGTTCCAGGAGATCGCCGTCACGGCGGAGCGGGCCGGGGTCGATCTGCTCTTCTTCGGCGACGGCAGCGGCATCCCCGACACCTGGCGCGGCTCCATCGCGCCCGCCGTGGAGTGGGGCATCCAGTGGCCGCGCCACGACATGAGCCCGATCGTGGCGGCGATGGCGGGAGTGACGAGTGAGATCGGCTTCGGGCTGACCTACTCCTCGACGTTCATGCACCCGTTCTACGTCGCGCGGCTGCTCAACTCGCTCGATCACGTGACCTCCGGCAGGATCGCGTTCAACGTGGTGGCCTCGACCCGCAGCGCGGATGCGGCCAACTACGGCTTCGACGAGCTCATGGCGCACGACGAGCGCTACGAGCGGATGGCGGAGTTCATCGGCGTGTGCCGGGCCCTGTGGCGCTCGGTCGAGCCGGATGCGATCCTCCGCGACCGCGCGACGGGGCGCTTCGCCGACCCGAGCAAGGTGCACCCGATCGACCACCGCGGGCGGTACTTCTCCGTCAAGGGTCCGCTCAGCGCCGTGCCGAGCCCCCAGATCGAGCCGGTTCTCGTGCAGGCCGGAGGCTCCCCCGCCGGGATCCGCACCTCGGCGGCCTTCGTCGAGCTCGCCTTCGGGTTCGGCGGCTCCGTGGCGGCGCAGCAGCGGTACCGGACGGCGCTCGACGAGGCGCTGACGGCTGCGGGCCGCGATCCGGCGCGGGTGGGCATCCTGTGGGCGACGCAGGTGATCGTGGCGCCGACGGCCGAGTCCGCCGCGGCGCGGCGCCGCGACATCCTCTCCTTCTGGGACGAGGAGGCCGTCGGCGCGCACCTCTCGCACAACGCCGGGTTCGATTTCTCCGGCCTCCCCCGCGAGTTCCGCCTGGGCGATCTGGCCGAGCGGATCCGCGCCGCGCAGGCGACCCCCGGAGGGCTCGTCGGGATGCTCGTCGACACCTACGGGGAGGACCACCGGATCAGCCGCGCGGACTTCTTCGAGCACGGCTGGCGGCACGCGACCGGCCTGGACCACACGCTCTGCGGCACGGCGGAGTCGGTCGCGGACGCCCTCGAGGAGAACTTCGCGGCGACCGGGGCCCGCGGCGGGTACATGTTCAGCTCCCCGCTGGCCACGCCGTCGGGGCTGGCGGATGTCGCCGAGCTGCTCCTGCCGGAGCTGCGGCGTCGCGGCGCGCTGGCGCCCCGTTCGGCGGGCTCCACCCTGCGCGAGCGTCTGTGCGTCTGA
- a CDS encoding amidohydrolase family protein, with protein sequence MLVLKDAAHIWVDSGVETRGDLAIGADGRIAASADASTEELDVSGAVVTPGLVNAHHHLLQSGFRTLPDTRGVPMREWLPAMASAYARAGIDASLVAATASVGLAESLLCGVTTVADHQLNWPSPEGSADPVGETVAIAQAIAEAARALGARLVFVRGTARDDPGLAAESAEAIVSSFAPGAGGATADGMLQVAVGPAGVHSDSEATFRRLGEVAARHGLRRRTQANEQVDTEIALERYGRRPLDLLEEWGWLAPDVTIAHLCDVQPAEISRLATAGVTATHAPGCDVPMGWGIAPVAALQEAGIAVGLGTSGGGSNDAGHLLADARLAMQVSGLVGTPLAARTVLGMATAGGATGLGRDDIGHLRIGARADLCVWDVSGVADAGVADPVAGLLWAAPGRRPRHVVVGGRVVVRDYRLVGVDERALVAGLRRRLAASA encoded by the coding sequence ATGCTCGTGCTGAAGGATGCCGCACACATCTGGGTGGACAGCGGCGTCGAGACCCGCGGCGACCTCGCCATCGGGGCGGATGGCCGGATCGCCGCATCCGCCGACGCGTCGACCGAGGAGCTGGATGTCTCCGGCGCCGTCGTGACGCCGGGACTCGTCAACGCCCACCACCATCTCCTGCAGAGCGGGTTCCGCACGCTGCCGGACACGCGCGGCGTCCCCATGCGCGAGTGGCTTCCCGCCATGGCGAGCGCCTACGCGCGGGCGGGCATCGACGCATCGCTCGTGGCGGCGACCGCCTCCGTCGGGCTCGCCGAGTCGCTCCTGTGCGGGGTGACCACGGTCGCGGACCACCAGCTCAACTGGCCCTCGCCCGAGGGGTCGGCCGACCCGGTGGGCGAGACGGTCGCGATCGCGCAGGCGATCGCGGAGGCGGCACGCGCGCTCGGCGCGCGCCTCGTCTTCGTCCGCGGCACCGCGCGCGACGACCCCGGGCTCGCGGCCGAGAGCGCCGAGGCGATCGTGTCCTCGTTCGCGCCCGGGGCCGGCGGGGCGACGGCGGACGGCATGCTGCAGGTCGCCGTCGGTCCGGCGGGTGTCCACTCCGACTCCGAGGCGACGTTCCGCCGGCTCGGCGAGGTCGCGGCGCGCCACGGCCTCCGACGCCGGACGCAGGCCAACGAGCAGGTCGACACCGAGATCGCGCTCGAACGGTACGGCCGGCGCCCGCTCGACCTGCTCGAGGAGTGGGGCTGGCTCGCGCCCGACGTCACGATCGCGCATCTGTGCGACGTGCAGCCCGCGGAGATCTCGCGCCTCGCGACGGCCGGGGTGACGGCGACCCACGCGCCCGGATGCGACGTCCCCATGGGCTGGGGGATCGCGCCGGTGGCCGCGCTGCAGGAGGCGGGGATCGCGGTCGGCCTGGGGACCTCCGGCGGCGGCTCCAACGACGCGGGCCATCTGCTGGCCGACGCGCGGCTGGCGATGCAGGTCTCGGGCCTGGTCGGCACGCCGCTCGCGGCGCGCACCGTGCTCGGCATGGCGACGGCGGGCGGGGCGACCGGGCTCGGGCGGGACGACATCGGCCATCTGCGCATCGGGGCCCGCGCCGACCTGTGCGTGTGGGATGTCTCCGGCGTCGCCGACGCGGGCGTCGCCGATCCGGTCGCGGGGCTCCTCTGGGCGGCCCCCGGGCGCCGGCCCCGCCACGTCGTGGTGGGAGGCCGCGTCGTGGTGCGCGACTACCGGCTGGTGGGCGTCGACGAGCGGGCGCTGGTGGCGGGGCTGCGCCGCCGGCTGGCCGCGTCGGCGTGA
- a CDS encoding SDR family NAD(P)-dependent oxidoreductase, protein METSPSHRFGGAKVIVTGGARGIGAAIAQRFASEGAAVVILDRLRAEGEVHAAAIGGGFVQVDLRDVRAVHEATTSAISSLGGVDVLVNNAGTLRFGSVLETSPEEWDEVFAINSRSMLLTIQAAARAMIDAGRGGSIINLASMAAKTGGEGQVAYAASKAAVVALTRVAALELGEHDVRVNALCPGYVLTEMGAGTRTPEQVALWSSYSPLGRLGMPDDIAGLALFLASADGRYMTGQALNITGGMVMH, encoded by the coding sequence GTGGAAACGTCCCCGTCCCATCGATTCGGGGGAGCGAAGGTCATCGTCACCGGCGGGGCGCGCGGCATCGGCGCGGCGATCGCCCAGCGGTTCGCATCGGAGGGCGCCGCCGTCGTCATCCTCGATCGCCTCCGTGCGGAGGGCGAGGTCCATGCCGCCGCGATCGGCGGCGGCTTCGTCCAGGTGGACCTGCGCGATGTGCGGGCGGTGCACGAGGCGACCACGAGCGCGATCTCGTCGCTGGGCGGGGTGGACGTGCTGGTCAACAACGCCGGGACCCTCCGCTTCGGATCCGTGCTGGAGACCTCGCCGGAGGAGTGGGACGAGGTGTTCGCCATCAACAGCCGCTCCATGCTGCTCACGATCCAGGCGGCCGCGCGCGCGATGATCGACGCGGGACGCGGCGGATCCATCATCAATCTCGCGTCCATGGCGGCCAAGACCGGCGGCGAGGGGCAGGTCGCCTACGCGGCCTCCAAAGCCGCGGTCGTCGCGCTGACGCGGGTCGCGGCCCTCGAGCTGGGGGAGCACGACGTGCGCGTGAACGCGTTATGCCCGGGGTACGTGCTCACCGAGATGGGGGCGGGCACCCGCACGCCCGAGCAGGTCGCGCTGTGGTCGAGCTACTCGCCCCTCGGACGACTCGGGATGCCGGACGACATCGCCGGGCTCGCGCTCTTCCTCGCCTCCGCGGACGGGCGCTACATGACGGGGCAGGCCCTCAACATCACGGGCGGGATGGTCATGCACTGA
- a CDS encoding ABC transporter permease — translation MNADTALRGTPRRRASISARTGGWLLTVLAPLVLFAVLAVLWQWTASVFKSVLPPIQDILADIARRPPFYLSNLGVTLQSALLGLLFGVVVALALGAAVVHFRFLRAAIMPVALLLNVTPIVAIAPALVVAFGFNETPRIIVAALSAFFPMLINAIAGLRAVDPQALEVFDAMAASRREIFFRLRVPSSLPYLFAGARLAITAAMVGAVVSEFSGSSKGLGAVIVTATTYLNLPQMWAAILFSALTTLCLMGLVGLLERLIVRW, via the coding sequence ATGAACGCCGACACGGCCCTGCGCGGCACTCCTCGTCGTCGTGCGTCGATCTCGGCACGCACGGGCGGCTGGCTGCTGACGGTCCTCGCCCCGCTCGTGCTGTTCGCCGTGCTCGCCGTGCTGTGGCAGTGGACGGCGAGCGTCTTCAAGAGCGTCCTCCCGCCGATCCAGGACATCCTGGCCGACATCGCGCGGCGTCCGCCGTTCTACCTGTCGAACCTCGGCGTCACGCTGCAGTCCGCGTTGCTCGGACTCCTCTTCGGCGTCGTGGTCGCGCTCGCCCTCGGGGCGGCCGTCGTGCACTTCCGGTTCCTTCGCGCGGCGATCATGCCCGTCGCGCTCCTCCTGAACGTCACCCCGATCGTCGCGATCGCCCCGGCGCTCGTGGTCGCCTTCGGGTTCAACGAGACGCCGCGGATCATCGTCGCAGCCCTCAGCGCCTTCTTCCCCATGCTGATCAACGCGATCGCCGGGCTGCGGGCGGTCGATCCCCAGGCACTGGAGGTCTTCGACGCGATGGCGGCCAGTCGCCGGGAGATCTTCTTCCGCCTGCGGGTGCCCTCGAGCCTGCCCTATCTGTTCGCCGGCGCGCGGCTGGCCATCACCGCCGCCATGGTGGGCGCGGTCGTGTCGGAGTTCAGCGGGTCCAGCAAGGGATTGGGGGCGGTGATCGTGACCGCGACGACATACCTCAACCTGCCGCAGATGTGGGCGGCGATCCTCTTCTCCGCTCTGACGACGCTCTGTCTCATGGGCCTGGTCGGCCTTCTGGAGCGGCTGATCGTGCGCTGGTAG
- a CDS encoding zinc-binding dehydrogenase encodes MKAWVQTGFGGPEVRRLIEVAAPSAAPDEVVVRTLALALNRLDVLQRREPVVAGMSVPHVAGMDLVGEVVTVGSSPESRRLLGATVLVDPVVSCGDCDYCRANTPTYCSAFATIGSTRPGGMAELVAVPARNCTVVDVDPGDDARIAELAALPVACATAWRGLLGAGRLEAGETVVIPGAGSGLGAAGVQIALSRGAKVITMVSGAAKAVRAAGLGAHHVIDRTATSDWVAEVHRLTGGVGADMVWDHVGGEFLGASLRATRPGGRVVLSGTTAGLDMRLHLPDLYQPGRSILGHGSYSRQDMSSAIAAFTDGQFSVVLDSVWPFERLDEAEARLESNEFFGKIVVRGPGAVVAAEGQETP; translated from the coding sequence ATGAAGGCCTGGGTCCAGACCGGCTTCGGCGGACCGGAGGTGCGGCGACTGATCGAGGTCGCCGCACCCTCCGCCGCCCCGGACGAGGTCGTCGTGCGCACGCTCGCGCTCGCGCTGAACCGGCTGGACGTGCTGCAGCGGCGCGAGCCGGTCGTGGCGGGGATGTCGGTCCCCCACGTGGCCGGGATGGACCTGGTCGGCGAGGTCGTGACGGTCGGCTCGTCTCCGGAGAGCAGGCGGCTGCTCGGGGCGACGGTCCTCGTGGATCCGGTGGTCAGCTGCGGCGACTGCGACTACTGCCGCGCGAACACCCCGACGTACTGCTCCGCCTTCGCGACGATCGGCTCCACGCGGCCGGGCGGCATGGCCGAGCTCGTCGCCGTGCCCGCCCGCAACTGCACCGTCGTCGACGTGGATCCCGGAGACGACGCGCGCATCGCCGAGCTGGCGGCGCTTCCGGTGGCCTGCGCCACCGCGTGGCGGGGGCTGCTCGGCGCCGGCCGCCTGGAGGCGGGCGAGACGGTCGTGATCCCCGGCGCGGGGTCGGGGCTGGGCGCCGCCGGAGTGCAGATCGCCCTGTCCCGCGGAGCGAAGGTCATCACGATGGTCTCCGGAGCGGCGAAGGCCGTGCGCGCCGCAGGGCTCGGCGCGCACCACGTGATCGACCGCACGGCGACGAGCGACTGGGTCGCGGAGGTGCACCGTCTCACCGGCGGCGTCGGCGCGGACATGGTCTGGGACCACGTCGGCGGCGAGTTCCTCGGCGCGTCGCTGCGCGCGACGCGCCCCGGCGGGCGCGTCGTGCTCTCGGGCACCACCGCGGGCCTGGACATGCGCCTGCACCTTCCCGACCTGTACCAGCCGGGGCGCAGCATCCTGGGACACGGCAGCTACAGCCGCCAGGACATGTCGTCGGCGATCGCGGCGTTCACGGACGGGCAGTTCTCGGTCGTGCTCGACTCGGTCTGGCCGTTCGAACGGCTGGACGAGGCCGAGGCCCGGCTCGAGTCGAACGAGTTCTTCGGGAAGATCGTCGTGCGGGGGCCGGGCGCGGTCGTCGCGGCAGAAGGGCAGGAAACGCCATGA